The Microbacterium paraoxydans genome includes a window with the following:
- the dapF gene encoding diaminopimelate epimerase encodes MVAFTKGHGTGNDFIIIADPDGHLELTAEQVAVLCDRHFGIGADGVLRVVRSSAIPEGAAALAEEPDAEWFMDYRNADGSVAEMCGNGIRVFAHYLVRSGLAAIEPGSTLPIGTRAGVRDVTRSVSGYQVDLGAWKLSGHDPLVRADGLTVTRPGLGIDVGNPHVVVALASDAELGLLELTRTPELEPAPPAGANVEFVVPGEPLVRDGIGHVRMRVFERGVGETLSCGTGVAATALAVRYWAGAQAPDNWQVEVPGGTLGVRMFPAEDGEHVALSGPAQLVYQGEVDLV; translated from the coding sequence ATGGTCGCATTCACCAAGGGGCACGGTACCGGCAACGACTTCATCATCATCGCCGACCCCGACGGGCACCTGGAGTTGACGGCGGAGCAGGTCGCCGTGCTCTGCGATCGCCACTTCGGCATCGGCGCGGACGGCGTGCTGCGCGTCGTGCGCTCGTCCGCGATCCCGGAGGGTGCAGCCGCCCTGGCAGAAGAGCCGGATGCCGAATGGTTCATGGACTATCGCAACGCCGACGGCTCCGTCGCGGAGATGTGCGGGAACGGGATCCGGGTCTTCGCCCACTACCTCGTCCGCTCGGGTCTCGCGGCGATCGAGCCCGGCAGCACGCTCCCGATCGGCACCAGAGCCGGCGTCCGTGACGTCACCCGCAGCGTGAGCGGCTATCAGGTCGACCTCGGCGCGTGGAAGCTGTCGGGACACGACCCGCTGGTGCGCGCGGACGGGCTGACCGTCACCCGTCCGGGACTGGGCATCGACGTCGGGAACCCGCACGTCGTGGTGGCACTGGCCTCGGACGCGGAGCTCGGACTGCTGGAACTCACCCGCACGCCCGAGCTGGAGCCGGCTCCGCCCGCGGGAGCCAACGTCGAGTTCGTGGTGCCCGGTGAGCCCCTCGTGCGCGACGGCATCGGGCACGTGCGGATGCGTGTCTTCGAGCGCGGCGTCGGCGAGACACTGAGCTGCGGGACGGGTGTCGCCGCCACGGCTCTCGCTGTGCGCTACTGGGCCGGCGCACAGGCCCCCGACAACTGGCAGGTCGAGGTTCCGGGCGGCACGCTCGGAGTTCGCATGTTCCCCGCCGAAGACGGGGAGCACGTCGCCCTGTCCGGGCCCGCGCAGCTCGTCTATCAGGGTGAGGTCGACCTCGTCTGA
- a CDS encoding helix-turn-helix domain-containing protein — MILVRQEIGDVLRDFRLQKGRTLRQVASKASVALGYLSEVERGQKEASSEILASVAEALDVPISTIMREVGDRISVLEGIQVFPDVVPDDLVASVEPELSLR; from the coding sequence ATGATTCTTGTACGACAGGAGATCGGCGACGTGCTGAGGGACTTCCGTCTGCAGAAGGGTCGGACGCTCCGGCAGGTCGCGAGCAAGGCATCCGTCGCTCTCGGTTATCTCAGTGAGGTCGAGCGCGGACAGAAGGAGGCCTCGAGCGAGATCCTCGCCTCGGTGGCAGAGGCGCTCGACGTCCCCATCTCCACGATCATGCGCGAGGTCGGGGACCGCATCTCGGTGCTCGAAGGCATCCAGGTCTTCCCGGACGTCGTTCCGGACGACCTGGTCGCGTCCGTGGAGCCCGAGCTCTCGCTCCGCTGA
- the recA gene encoding recombinase RecA: MPSPADREKSLETALAQIDRQFGKGSVMRLGSDERAPVAVIPTGSIALDVALGVGGLPRGRIVEIYGPESSGKTTLTLHAIANAQRAGGIAAFIDAEHALDPDYAAKLGVDIDALLVSQPDTGEQALEIADMLVRSGAIDLIVVDSVAALVPRAEIEGEMGDSHVGLQARLMSQALRKLTGGLNQTNTTMIFINQLREKIGVFFGSPETTAGGKALKFYASVRMDIRRIETLKDGTDAVGNRTRVKIVKNKMAPPFKQAEFDILYGVGISREGSLIDFGVEHGIVKKSGSWYTYDGDQLGQGKENARTFLLNNADIALAIESQIKQKLGIGGPAAAPGADELAERRPA; encoded by the coding sequence ATGCCATCACCCGCCGACCGCGAGAAGTCCCTCGAGACCGCCCTCGCCCAGATCGACCGCCAGTTCGGAAAGGGCTCGGTCATGCGGCTGGGCAGCGATGAGCGTGCCCCTGTGGCCGTCATCCCCACCGGCTCCATCGCCCTCGACGTCGCCCTCGGCGTGGGAGGTCTGCCGCGTGGCCGCATCGTCGAGATCTACGGCCCGGAGTCCTCGGGTAAGACGACGCTGACGCTGCACGCCATCGCCAACGCCCAGCGGGCCGGCGGTATCGCGGCATTCATCGACGCGGAGCATGCGCTCGACCCCGACTACGCCGCGAAGCTCGGCGTCGACATCGACGCCCTTCTCGTCTCGCAGCCCGACACGGGTGAGCAGGCTCTCGAGATCGCCGACATGCTCGTGCGCTCCGGTGCCATCGACCTCATCGTCGTCGACTCGGTGGCGGCCCTGGTGCCGCGTGCGGAGATCGAGGGCGAGATGGGAGACTCCCACGTGGGTCTCCAGGCCCGCCTCATGTCGCAGGCGCTGCGGAAACTCACCGGTGGCCTGAACCAGACGAATACGACGATGATCTTCATCAACCAGCTGCGCGAGAAGATCGGCGTGTTCTTCGGCTCCCCGGAGACCACTGCCGGTGGTAAGGCGCTGAAGTTCTACGCCTCCGTGCGTATGGACATCCGCCGCATCGAGACGCTCAAGGACGGCACGGACGCCGTGGGTAACCGCACCCGCGTCAAGATCGTCAAGAACAAGATGGCCCCGCCCTTCAAGCAGGCGGAGTTCGACATCCTCTACGGCGTCGGCATCTCCCGCGAGGGCAGCCTGATCGACTTCGGCGTCGAGCACGGCATCGTCAAGAAGTCGGGATCGTGGTACACCTACGACGGCGATCAGCTGGGCCAGGGCAAGGAGAACGCGCGCACGTTCCTGCTCAACAACGCCGACATCGCCCTGGCGATCGAGAGTCAGATCAAGCAGAAGCTCGGTATCGGCGGCCCGGCCGCGGCTCCGGGTGCTGATGAGCTGGCCGAGCGTCGCCCGGCCTGA
- a CDS encoding DUF2188 domain-containing protein, with amino-acid sequence MPKGDVDTFHQEGGWFNRVQGEVNTFSGPHDTKDEAVGVGRETARARQVEHLIRREDGTIGERNSYGNDPRDVRG; translated from the coding sequence ATGCCGAAGGGCGATGTCGACACGTTCCACCAGGAAGGCGGCTGGTTCAATCGCGTCCAGGGCGAGGTGAACACGTTCAGCGGGCCGCATGACACGAAGGACGAGGCGGTCGGCGTCGGGCGTGAGACCGCTCGGGCGCGTCAGGTCGAGCACCTCATCCGACGGGAGGACGGCACGATCGGGGAGCGGAACAGCTACGGCAACGACCCGAGGGACGTCCGCGGCTGA
- a CDS encoding class I SAM-dependent methyltransferase, whose protein sequence is MGSDHYFTAAPASPENLRKIRVSLAGRELEVTTAGGVFSPDRLDAGTAVLLANMPPVPPGGHLLDLGSGWGPISLSMALAAPHATVWAVDVNERALDLVRRNAAALGLTNVNAALPQDVPADVTFRTIRSNPPIRVGKNELHGLLEKWIPRLDERSDAWLVVQRNLGADSLQRWIAATFQPGYSVFRTATGKGYRILKVRKHGTPPTEPIDLV, encoded by the coding sequence ATGGGGTCCGACCACTACTTCACTGCGGCCCCGGCTAGCCCCGAGAACCTGCGCAAGATCCGCGTATCCCTGGCAGGACGTGAGCTCGAAGTGACCACCGCGGGTGGCGTCTTCAGCCCGGATCGACTCGACGCCGGCACCGCAGTGCTTCTCGCCAACATGCCTCCGGTTCCACCGGGAGGTCATCTTCTCGACCTCGGCAGCGGGTGGGGGCCGATCTCCCTGTCGATGGCGCTGGCCGCTCCGCACGCGACCGTCTGGGCGGTCGATGTGAACGAGCGGGCTCTGGACCTCGTGCGTCGCAACGCCGCAGCCCTCGGCCTCACCAATGTCAACGCCGCACTGCCCCAAGATGTTCCCGCCGACGTGACCTTCCGCACGATCCGATCCAATCCCCCGATCCGGGTGGGGAAGAACGAGCTGCACGGTCTGCTCGAGAAGTGGATCCCGAGGCTCGACGAGCGCAGCGATGCGTGGCTCGTCGTCCAGCGGAACCTCGGCGCCGACTCCCTGCAGCGCTGGATCGCGGCGACCTTCCAGCCCGGCTACAGCGTCTTCCGGACGGCGACCGGCAAGGGGTACCGCATCCTCAAGGTGCGCAAGCACGGAACACCGCCGACGGAGCCCATCGACCTCGTCTGA
- a CDS encoding regulatory protein RecX yields MRKLRTRSLSVSEARLVLKGHGLATDAVEDVVDDFVRRGYLDDAVLAELLVTSGVERKGQGRVALSRALAQRGIPRDVIDAALDELPDDDAERALEFARTKARSMGRLDPDAALRRLVGQLSRRGYGGSVAMNAAKTALREASFGGGVSGVRFVDSD; encoded by the coding sequence GTGCGGAAGCTCCGCACGCGGTCGCTGTCCGTCTCCGAGGCCCGGCTGGTGTTGAAAGGGCACGGGCTTGCGACGGACGCCGTCGAAGACGTGGTCGACGACTTCGTACGGCGCGGATACCTCGACGACGCCGTGCTCGCCGAGCTCCTCGTCACGTCCGGCGTCGAACGCAAGGGCCAGGGGCGGGTCGCGCTGTCTCGAGCGCTCGCGCAGCGGGGCATTCCTCGTGACGTCATCGACGCCGCGCTCGACGAGCTGCCCGACGACGATGCGGAGCGGGCACTGGAGTTCGCCCGGACCAAAGCGCGTTCGATGGGACGCCTCGACCCCGACGCGGCGCTCCGCCGGTTGGTCGGGCAGCTGTCGCGCCGCGGGTACGGGGGATCGGTCGCCATGAACGCGGCGAAGACGGCGCTGCGGGAAGCCTCGTTCGGCGGGGGCGTCTCCGGCGTCCGGTTCGTGGATTCCGACTGA
- the miaB gene encoding tRNA (N6-isopentenyl adenosine(37)-C2)-methylthiotransferase MiaB: MTIPRSEPTIISASSAAVDDDGRQRSYEVRTFGCQMNVHDSERLSGSLESAGYIRAEAGAEADVVIINTCAVRDNAAGKLYGTLGHLAAVKRRKAGMQIAVGGCLAQMDKQAVLDKAPWVDVVFGTHNMGSLPGLLERARHNGDAELEILESLEVFPSTLPTKRDSAHSGWVSISVGCNNTCTFCIVPSLRGKEKDRRPGDILNEIRLLVEDGAIEVTLLGQNVNSYGVEFGDRQAFGKLLRAAGEIEGLERIRFTSPHPAAFTDDVIDAMAETPAVMPQLHMPLQSGSDRILKAMRRSYRSERFLGILDRVRERIPHAAITTDIIVGFPSETEEDFEDTMRVVEQSRFSGAFTFQYSIREGTPAATMPDQVPKDVVQARYDRLIALQERISLEENQKQVGREVEVLVSTGEGKKDTETRRLTGRAQDNRLVHFEVTPGSELPRPGDVVTVTVTHAAPFHLLADDPTGAPLRIRRTRGGDAWDRGQAESCAVPAQSDGAPRAVSLGLPTLRVGV, encoded by the coding sequence ATGACTATCCCCCGCAGTGAACCGACGATCATCAGCGCGTCGTCGGCGGCCGTCGACGATGACGGGCGCCAGCGATCCTACGAAGTGCGCACCTTCGGCTGCCAGATGAACGTCCACGACTCCGAGCGTCTGTCCGGATCCCTGGAGAGCGCTGGCTACATCCGCGCCGAGGCCGGAGCCGAGGCCGACGTGGTGATCATCAACACCTGCGCCGTCCGGGACAACGCCGCCGGGAAGCTCTACGGGACGCTCGGGCACCTGGCCGCCGTCAAGCGCCGCAAGGCCGGGATGCAGATCGCCGTCGGCGGCTGCCTGGCGCAGATGGACAAGCAGGCCGTGCTCGACAAGGCCCCCTGGGTCGACGTGGTCTTCGGCACGCACAACATGGGATCCTTGCCCGGCCTCTTGGAGCGCGCGCGCCACAACGGTGACGCCGAACTCGAGATCCTCGAGTCCCTCGAGGTCTTCCCGTCGACGCTTCCCACCAAGCGCGACTCCGCGCACAGCGGCTGGGTGTCGATCTCCGTCGGCTGCAACAACACCTGCACCTTCTGCATCGTCCCGAGCCTCCGGGGCAAGGAGAAGGACCGTCGCCCGGGCGACATCCTCAACGAGATCCGTCTGCTGGTGGAGGACGGCGCCATCGAGGTGACGCTCCTCGGGCAGAACGTGAACTCCTACGGGGTGGAGTTCGGGGATCGTCAGGCGTTCGGAAAGCTCCTCCGCGCCGCCGGCGAGATCGAGGGGCTCGAGCGCATCCGCTTCACGAGCCCGCATCCCGCCGCCTTCACAGACGACGTGATCGACGCGATGGCGGAGACGCCCGCCGTCATGCCGCAGCTCCACATGCCGCTGCAGTCGGGGAGCGACCGGATCCTCAAGGCGATGCGTCGCTCCTACCGCAGCGAGCGCTTCCTGGGCATCCTGGACCGCGTCCGCGAGCGCATCCCGCACGCGGCCATCACGACCGACATCATCGTCGGCTTCCCCAGCGAGACCGAGGAGGACTTCGAGGACACGATGCGCGTCGTCGAGCAGTCGCGCTTCTCCGGAGCCTTCACCTTCCAGTACTCGATCCGCGAAGGCACCCCTGCGGCCACGATGCCGGACCAGGTGCCCAAGGACGTCGTGCAGGCTCGCTATGACCGGCTGATCGCGCTCCAGGAGCGCATCTCGCTCGAGGAGAACCAGAAGCAGGTCGGCCGGGAGGTCGAGGTTCTCGTGTCCACGGGCGAAGGCAAGAAGGACACGGAGACGCGTCGCCTGACCGGGCGGGCGCAGGACAACCGGCTCGTGCACTTCGAGGTCACTCCCGGGTCCGAGCTGCCGCGCCCAGGGGATGTCGTCACGGTGACGGTGACGCACGCCGCGCCGTTCCACCTCCTCGCCGACGACCCGACGGGTGCCCCGCTCCGCATCCGTCGGACGCGTGGTGGCGACGCCTGGGATCGGGGACAGGCCGAGTCGTGCGCCGTACCGGCACAGAGCGACGGCGCTCCGCGCGCCGTCTCCCTCGGCCTGCCGACCCTCCGCGTCGGAGTGTGA
- the miaA gene encoding tRNA (adenosine(37)-N6)-dimethylallyltransferase MiaA — protein sequence MTAPRLWAVVGATGTGKSDLALDLAEELRRRGNPAEIVNADAMQLYRGMDIGTAKLSVAERRGIPHHLFDAREVTQDAAVAWYQPLAREAVQQIHAAGGDAILVGGSGLYVSSVVYEFHFPPRDPAIRERLEQELDREGVGSLLQRLRERDPGVAARVDPRNGRRVIRALEIIEQGSATHGAVLPETPTLWYPHTRLIGLHVDRGELVARLDARVRRMWEHGLVAEVAGLRDRGLERGTTAPRAIGYAQALAQLDGRSTAEEAIAETQALTRRYARRQVSWFKRYPELEWVTPPVAVADLLRD from the coding sequence GTGACCGCGCCTCGGCTCTGGGCCGTCGTCGGCGCGACCGGCACGGGGAAGAGCGATCTGGCGCTCGATCTCGCCGAGGAGCTCCGGCGGCGCGGCAACCCGGCGGAGATCGTCAACGCCGACGCCATGCAGCTCTACCGCGGCATGGACATCGGCACCGCGAAGCTGTCGGTCGCCGAACGTCGCGGCATTCCGCACCACCTCTTCGACGCGCGAGAGGTGACGCAGGACGCTGCCGTGGCCTGGTATCAGCCGCTCGCACGAGAGGCCGTGCAGCAGATCCACGCGGCGGGAGGGGACGCGATCCTCGTCGGTGGATCGGGACTCTACGTGTCGAGCGTCGTCTACGAGTTCCACTTCCCGCCCCGGGACCCCGCCATCCGCGAGCGTCTCGAGCAGGAACTCGATCGCGAGGGTGTCGGGTCCCTGCTCCAGCGGTTGCGTGAGCGTGATCCGGGGGTCGCGGCCCGAGTGGACCCGCGCAACGGGAGACGCGTGATCCGCGCGCTCGAGATCATCGAGCAGGGGAGCGCGACGCATGGTGCCGTCCTCCCCGAGACGCCGACGCTCTGGTATCCGCACACGCGTCTGATCGGGCTGCACGTGGATCGGGGCGAACTCGTCGCCCGCCTCGATGCGCGTGTGCGTCGGATGTGGGAGCACGGCCTGGTGGCCGAGGTCGCCGGGCTGCGGGACCGCGGTCTGGAGCGCGGGACGACAGCCCCGCGGGCGATCGGATACGCACAGGCGCTCGCACAGCTGGACGGTCGCTCCACCGCCGAAGAGGCGATCGCCGAGACGCAGGCTCTCACGCGACGCTATGCACGTCGACAGGTGTCGTGGTTCAAGCGCTACCCGGAGCTGGAGTGGGTGACGCCACCCGTGGCCGTCGCCGACCTGTTGCGGGACTGA
- a CDS encoding CinA family protein: protein MNGTTPAEALEALRERGWTLGVAESLTGGAVCAALVAVPGASAVLLGGVVAYATPVKHTLLGVDTELLERYGPVHPEVARQMAAGVREAVGVDGLPADVGVSTTGIAGPESPDGQPVGTVHIGVVTPTVSRTRPFRFEGDRDAVRAQTVAAVLDVLAAALRE, encoded by the coding sequence ATGAACGGCACGACGCCGGCCGAGGCTCTGGAAGCTCTGCGTGAGCGCGGCTGGACCCTCGGTGTCGCGGAGTCGCTCACCGGCGGTGCGGTGTGCGCGGCGCTCGTCGCGGTTCCCGGCGCCTCCGCGGTGCTCCTCGGCGGCGTCGTCGCCTACGCCACCCCCGTCAAGCACACGCTGCTCGGCGTCGACACCGAGCTATTGGAGCGATACGGACCGGTGCACCCGGAGGTCGCGCGGCAGATGGCTGCCGGAGTGCGCGAGGCCGTCGGGGTGGACGGTCTCCCCGCCGATGTCGGGGTGTCCACCACGGGGATCGCGGGCCCGGAGTCCCCGGATGGGCAGCCCGTGGGCACCGTCCACATCGGCGTGGTCACCCCGACGGTGAGCCGGACCCGACCGTTCCGCTTCGAAGGGGACCGCGACGCGGTGCGAGCACAGACGGTCGCGGCGGTCCTCGACGTGCTGGCTGCTGCGCTGCGGGAATAG
- the pgsA gene encoding CDP-diacylglycerol--glycerol-3-phosphate 3-phosphatidyltransferase: MAIPRQLPNAITVARIPLAVVFFVLLLVGGTYGLADLTVRWIAAVLFIVAISTDWVDGYLARRYDIVSDFGKLWDPIADKLLTGAGFVGLAILGEVSWWIVVIILVREWGITIHRLVVASEHVVAAAWMGKIKTAFQGVALGWALLPLHVFIGLGPWTVVTTVLMVIVLVLTVVSGIDYIVAQVRGARQSR, translated from the coding sequence ATGGCGATCCCTCGGCAGCTCCCCAACGCCATCACGGTGGCGCGCATCCCGCTCGCCGTGGTGTTCTTCGTCCTCCTGCTCGTCGGCGGGACGTACGGCCTCGCCGATCTCACCGTGCGCTGGATCGCCGCCGTCCTCTTCATCGTCGCCATCTCGACCGACTGGGTCGACGGCTACCTCGCACGTCGCTACGACATCGTCAGCGACTTCGGCAAGCTCTGGGATCCGATCGCGGACAAGCTCCTCACCGGCGCCGGATTCGTCGGGTTGGCGATCCTGGGCGAGGTCTCCTGGTGGATCGTCGTGATCATCCTCGTCCGCGAGTGGGGGATCACCATCCACCGGCTGGTCGTCGCGAGCGAGCACGTTGTCGCGGCCGCCTGGATGGGCAAGATCAAGACGGCCTTCCAGGGCGTCGCCCTCGGCTGGGCTCTCCTGCCGCTGCACGTGTTCATCGGGCTCGGCCCGTGGACCGTCGTGACGACCGTCCTCATGGTCATCGTGCTCGTGCTCACCGTCGTCAGCGGGATCGACTACATCGTCGCGCAGGTGCGCGGCGCGCGTCAGAGCCGATGA
- a CDS encoding DUF3263 domain-containing protein, with amino-acid sequence MRSSGAGRDICRRKGGRIGPELSMTPARYYQLLVRAAESIVGIAAEPLTARRVRELGAVRAAARARRTGMAA; translated from the coding sequence TTGCGTTCGAGTGGAGCTGGCCGGGACATTTGTCGGAGAAAGGGTGGGCGGATAGGTCCCGAGCTCAGCATGACGCCGGCTCGTTACTATCAGCTGCTCGTCCGTGCGGCGGAGTCGATCGTCGGGATCGCGGCCGAGCCGCTCACCGCGCGTCGCGTTCGTGAGCTCGGCGCAGTTCGTGCGGCCGCTCGCGCTCGTCGCACCGGCATGGCTGCGTGA
- the hflX gene encoding GTPase HflX → MTETKTPSTDDQTVDRVLANAEKRSEVRMFGAAQALQDEATAAHSTADGDQWDLEDRHALRRVGGLSTELEDVTEVEYRQLRLENVVLVGVYPQGAQEDAENSLRELAALAETAGAVVLDGVLQRRPHPDAATYLGRGKAQELKDIVAAVGADTVIADTELAPSQRRALEDVVKVKVIDRTTVILDIFSQHAKSREGKAQVELAQLEYLLPRLRGWGESMSRQAGGQVGAGGAGMGSRGPGETKIELDRRRIRTKMALLRKQIRDFAPAREAKRAERKRNTIPSVAIAGYTNAGKSSLLNALTSAGVLVENALFATLDATVRRSETEDGRVYTLTDTVGFVRNLPHQLVEAFRSTLEEVGDADVVLHVVDGSHPDPAGQLQTVRDVMGDVGVRDMPEIVVFNKADLIPEDERLVLRGLEPQARFVSSRSGEGIVELRAAIEEALPKPAVELHAVIPYDRGDLVAAIHETGMLLSVEHQEAGTAVHAHVSERLAADLAAYVVSD, encoded by the coding sequence ATGACGGAGACGAAGACACCCTCCACCGACGACCAGACGGTCGACCGCGTGCTGGCGAACGCAGAGAAGCGCTCGGAGGTGCGGATGTTCGGCGCCGCGCAGGCGCTCCAGGACGAAGCGACGGCCGCGCACTCGACCGCAGACGGCGACCAGTGGGACCTCGAGGACCGGCATGCGCTGCGGCGTGTGGGCGGTCTGTCGACGGAGCTCGAAGACGTCACCGAGGTCGAGTATCGCCAGCTGCGGCTCGAGAACGTCGTGCTCGTCGGCGTGTATCCGCAGGGCGCCCAGGAGGACGCGGAGAACTCGTTGCGTGAGCTCGCCGCGCTCGCGGAGACGGCAGGCGCCGTCGTGCTCGACGGCGTGCTGCAGCGCCGTCCGCACCCGGACGCCGCCACCTACCTGGGACGCGGCAAAGCGCAGGAGTTGAAGGATATCGTCGCCGCCGTCGGCGCCGACACCGTGATCGCCGACACCGAGCTGGCCCCCAGCCAGCGACGTGCGCTCGAAGACGTCGTGAAGGTCAAGGTGATCGACCGGACCACCGTGATCCTCGACATCTTCAGCCAGCACGCCAAGAGCCGAGAAGGTAAGGCCCAGGTCGAGCTCGCGCAGCTCGAATACCTGCTGCCGCGCCTGCGCGGCTGGGGTGAGTCGATGAGCCGCCAAGCCGGTGGACAGGTCGGCGCCGGAGGCGCGGGCATGGGCTCGCGCGGACCCGGTGAGACGAAGATCGAGCTCGACCGCCGACGCATCCGGACGAAGATGGCGCTCCTGCGCAAGCAGATCCGCGACTTCGCGCCCGCGCGCGAGGCGAAGCGGGCCGAACGCAAGCGCAACACCATCCCCTCCGTCGCCATCGCCGGGTACACGAACGCCGGGAAGTCGAGTCTGCTCAACGCTCTGACGAGCGCGGGCGTGCTTGTGGAGAACGCGCTGTTCGCGACCCTCGATGCGACCGTCCGTCGGTCCGAGACCGAAGACGGCCGCGTGTACACGCTCACCGACACGGTGGGATTCGTGCGCAACCTGCCGCACCAGCTCGTCGAAGCCTTCCGCTCCACGTTGGAGGAGGTCGGTGACGCGGACGTCGTGCTGCATGTGGTCGACGGCTCGCACCCCGACCCGGCCGGCCAGCTGCAGACCGTGCGCGACGTGATGGGCGATGTGGGCGTGCGCGACATGCCGGAGATCGTCGTCTTCAACAAGGCCGACCTCATCCCCGAGGACGAGCGGCTCGTGCTGCGCGGCCTGGAGCCGCAGGCGCGCTTCGTCTCGTCACGGTCCGGCGAGGGCATCGTCGAGCTCCGCGCGGCGATCGAGGAGGCGCTGCCGAAGCCGGCCGTCGAGCTCCACGCCGTGATCCCGTACGACCGCGGTGACCTCGTCGCGGCGATCCACGAGACCGGGATGCTGCTGTCCGTCGAGCACCAGGAGGCAGGGACCGCGGTGCACGCGCACGTGTCCGAGCGTCTCGCCGCCGACCTCGCGGCCTACGTCGTCAGCGACTGA
- a CDS encoding dihydrofolate reductase family protein — protein MATHYFTASSLDGFIATAEHSLDWLLSQDIDMEGPMAYPAFEKSIGALVMGASTFEWVMRHEEGRWTYTQPTWVLSHRDLAVPAGADVRVTSADIRDVHSAMLDAAGGKDLWVVGGGDLAGQFADAGLLDEVWVQYAPVTLGSGAPLLPRRLDLELIEVARNRSFLCGRYRVARPGAGSSAP, from the coding sequence ATGGCCACTCACTACTTCACCGCGTCCAGCCTGGACGGCTTCATCGCCACTGCCGAGCACTCCCTGGACTGGCTGCTGAGCCAGGACATCGACATGGAGGGTCCGATGGCGTACCCCGCCTTCGAGAAGAGCATCGGTGCGCTGGTGATGGGGGCATCCACGTTCGAGTGGGTCATGCGCCATGAGGAGGGCCGCTGGACGTACACGCAGCCCACGTGGGTGCTGTCGCATCGTGACCTTGCGGTGCCGGCCGGGGCCGATGTCCGGGTGACGAGTGCCGACATCCGCGACGTGCACAGCGCGATGCTCGACGCCGCGGGTGGCAAGGATCTTTGGGTGGTCGGCGGGGGAGACCTCGCCGGGCAGTTCGCCGACGCGGGGCTGCTGGACGAGGTCTGGGTGCAGTACGCACCGGTGACCCTCGGGAGCGGCGCCCCGCTGTTGCCGCGGCGGCTCGATCTGGAACTGATCGAGGTGGCTCGCAACCGCAGCTTCCTCTGCGGGCGCTATCGCGTCGCACGGCCGGGCGCAGGGTCGTCGGCTCCCTAG
- a CDS encoding DUF3046 domain-containing protein, with product MRRSEFLRAVDAEFHTRASSLVNDLVLSGMGGRTALEALEAGVPPRDIWLALCADMDVPESRRHGVGRLEPRGR from the coding sequence ATGCGACGCAGTGAGTTCCTGCGCGCCGTCGACGCCGAGTTCCATACCCGAGCCTCTTCTCTGGTGAATGACCTCGTGCTCTCCGGCATGGGGGGACGAACGGCGCTCGAGGCTCTCGAAGCCGGGGTACCTCCGCGCGACATCTGGCTCGCGCTCTGCGCCGACATGGATGTCCCCGAATCCCGTCGCCACGGCGTGGGGCGTCTGGAGCCGCGCGGCCGGTGA
- a CDS encoding SIMPL domain-containing protein, whose product MSDVTVTVRGEHEARLAPERATVRVAVRAEGPDRAAVVDHVMRLAEPVRTSIVGRVEAGSALDWSSTRLSVRAERPWNADGKRLAPVYYASIDVTATFAEASELSVWISDISAWDGVEVGGVDWHLTPETRVRVEREVATQAVHVAVTRAEAYAAALGLADVAPMEIADTGLLSATAPTPGTPLGKARGAVAFAADTSPAMEYEPQDIVMTATVEARFLAR is encoded by the coding sequence ATGAGCGATGTGACTGTCACCGTCCGCGGCGAGCACGAGGCCCGTCTGGCTCCGGAGCGCGCCACCGTCCGCGTCGCGGTCCGCGCGGAAGGGCCGGACCGCGCCGCGGTCGTCGACCATGTGATGCGCCTGGCCGAGCCCGTGCGGACCAGCATCGTGGGCCGCGTGGAAGCCGGCTCCGCTCTCGACTGGAGCAGCACCCGCCTCTCGGTCCGTGCGGAGCGCCCGTGGAACGCCGACGGGAAGCGTCTCGCCCCGGTCTACTACGCGAGCATCGACGTCACCGCGACCTTCGCCGAGGCGTCGGAACTGTCGGTCTGGATCTCCGACATCTCCGCCTGGGATGGTGTCGAGGTCGGCGGTGTCGACTGGCACCTCACCCCCGAGACCCGCGTTCGCGTGGAACGAGAGGTGGCCACGCAGGCCGTCCACGTGGCCGTGACGAGAGCCGAGGCCTACGCCGCCGCGCTCGGCCTCGCCGACGTGGCTCCTATGGAGATCGCCGATACCGGCCTGCTCTCCGCCACGGCGCCGACGCCCGGCACACCGCTGGGGAAGGCGCGCGGTGCCGTCGCTTTCGCGGCCGACACCTCGCCGGCCATGGAGTACGAGCCGCAGGACATCGTCATGACGGCGACCGTCGAGGCGCGCTTCCTCGCTCGCTGA